One window of the Prionailurus bengalensis isolate Pbe53 chromosome E1, Fcat_Pben_1.1_paternal_pri, whole genome shotgun sequence genome contains the following:
- the PER1 gene encoding period circadian protein homolog 1 isoform X1, producing the protein MRGSAWHYATRLLAPRSFHSAEGCNGGGQAAGGRSRGQVLPGIELLSSQRLASPTSLPQPGRPAPSCALVVASLPALFPPCPPHGADMNGPLEGADGGGDSGPGESFCPGGAPSPGPPQHRSCPGPSLADDTDANSNGSSGNESNGPESRGASQRSSHSSSSGNGKDSALLETTESSKSTNSQSPSPPSSSIAYSLLSASSEQDNPSTSGCSSEQSARARTQKELMTALRELKLRLPPERRGKGRSGTLATLQYALACVKQVQANQEYYQQWSLEEGEPCAMDMSTYTLEELEHITSEYTLRNQDTFSVAVSFLTGRIIYISEQAGTLLRCKRDVFRGARFSELLAPQDVGVFYGSTAPSRLPTWGAGASAGSGLKDFTQEKSVFCRIRGGPDRDSGPRYQPFRLTPYVTKIRVSDGAPAQPCCLLIAERIHSGYEAPRIPPDKRIFTTRHTPSCLFQDVDERAAPLLGYLPQDLLGAPVLLFLHPEDRPLMLAIHKKILQLAGQPFDHSPIRFCARNGEYVTMDTSWAGFVHPWSRKVAFVLGRHKVRTAPLNEDVFTPPAPSPALSLDSDIQELSEQIHRLLLQPVHSPSPTGLCGVGPAASPGPLLSPGSSSDSNGGDAEGPGPPAPVSVPPLLRPLVSRSPVQAQFLCLSFLSCVRRGPCASPLVPLVALCPGPVTLPCPVLQVTFQQICKDVHLVKHQGQQLFIESRAWPPPRPRLPAAGTFKAKTLSCQSPDPELEMVPAPVQAPLTLTPEEVERKEANGCSYQQINCLDSILRYLESCNIPSTTKRKCASSSCTTSSASDDDKQRTGPLPLGAKKDASAVLSGEGAVPQKEPVVGGALSPLALANKAESVVSVTSQCSFSSTIVHVGDKKPPESDIIMMEDLPGLAPGPAPSPAPSPTVAPDPAPDAYRPVGLTKAVLSLHTQKEEQAFLSRFRDLGRLRGLDGSSPAPLAPGERGCHHGPAPPGRRHHCRSKAKRSRHHQTPRAEAPCFTSHPSPVPPSAPWPPPPATAPFPAVVQPYPLPVFPRGGPHPPPSAPASGPPAAFPAPLVTPMVALVLPNYLFPTPSGYPYGVPQTPAEGPPTPASHSPSPPLPPPPPSPPHRPDSPLFNSRCSSPLQLNLLQLEEPPRVEGGAVAGGTGSSAGPPPPSEEAAEPEARLVEVTESSNQDALSGSSDLLELLLQEDSRSGTGSASSGSGLGSGSGSGSGAGSHEGGSTSASITRSSQSSHTSKYFGSVDSSEAEAGAAPARAEPGEQVIKYVLQDPIWLLMANADQRVMMTYQVPSRDMASVLKQDRERLRAMQKQQPRFSEDQRRELGAVHSWVRKGQLPRALDVMACVDCGSSTRDPGHPDDPLFSELDGLGLEPMEEGGGEGGGGGGGGGSGEGEGGEEAGAQAGARASSSQDLAMEEEEQGGSPSSPALPATENGTS; encoded by the exons ATGAGGGGCAGTGCCTGGCATTATGCAACCCGCCTCCTGGCCCCGCGAAGCTTCCACTCGGCTGAGGGCTGCAACGGCGGCGGGCAGGCGGCCGGAGGGCGCTCGCGCGGCCAG GTACTGCCTGGGATCGAACTTCTCAGTTCTCAGAGGCTTGCGTCTCCCACCTCACTCCCCCAGCCAGGCCGCCCGGCCCCCTCGTGCGCTCTCGTGGTGGCCTCTCTGCCTGCTCTGTTTCCCCCTTGCCCTCCCCATGGCGCAGACATGAATGGCCCCCTGGAAGgggctgatgggggaggggactcCGGACCGGGGGAGTCCTTTTGCCCTGGAGGGGCCCCATCCCCTGGGCCGCCACAGCACCGGTCTtgccctggccccagcctggCTGATGACACAGATGCCAACAGCAATGGCTCCAGCGGCAACGAGTCCAACGGGCCCGAGTCCAGGGGCGCATCCCAGCGGAGCTCACACAGCTCCTCCTCTGGCAACGGCAAGGACTCCGCCCTGCTGGAGACCACTGAGAGCAGCAAGAG CACGAACTCTCAGagtccctccccacccagcagcTCCATTGCCTACAGCCTCCTGAGCGCCAGCTCTGAGCAGGACAACCCGTCTACCAGTGGCTGCAG CAGTGAACAGTCCGCCCGGGCCAGGACCCAGAAGGAACTCATGACGGCTCTGCGGGAGCTCAAGCTTCGGCTGCCGCCAGAGCGTCGGGGCAAGGGCCGCTCCGGGACCCTGGCCACGCTTCAGTATGCTCTGGCCTGTGTCAAGCAGGTGCAGG CCAACCAGGAATACTACCAGCAGTGGAGCCTGGAGGAGGGCGAACCTTGTGCCATGGACATGTCCACCTATACCCTGGAGGAGCTGGAGCACATCACGTCTGAGTATACGCTCCGCAACCAG GATACCTTCTCCGTGGCGGTCTCCTTCCTGACGGGCCGCATCATCTACATCTCAGAGCAGGCGGGTACCCTGCTGCGCTGCAAGCGGGACGTGTTCCGGGGCGCCCGCTTCTCTGAGCTCCTGGCCCCCCAGGACGTGGGCGTCTTCTACGGTTCCACTGCCCCATCTCGCCTGCCCACCTGGGGCGCCGGGGCCTCAGCAG GTTCAGGCCTCAAGGACTTCACCCAGGAGAAGTCTGTCTTCTGCCGTATCAG AGGGGGTCCTGACCGGGATTCAGGGCCTCGGTACCAGCCATTCCGCCTAACGCCGTATGTGACCAAGATCCGGGTCTCAGATGGGGCCCCCGCGCAGCCATGCTGCCTGCTCATTGCAGAGCGCATCCACTCGGGTTACGAAG CTCCCCGGATCCCTCCTGACAAGAGGATCTTCACTACTCGGCACACGCCCAGCTGCCTCTTCCAGGATGTGGACGAAAG GGCCGCCCCCCTGCTGGGCTACCTTCCCCAGGACCTCCTGGGGGCCCCAGTCCTCCTGTTCCTGCACCCTGAGGACCGGCCCCTCATGTTGGCCATCCACAAGAAGA TCCTGCAGTTGGCTGGCCAGCCCTTCGATCACTCCCCCATCCGCTTCTGCGCCAGGAATGGGGAGTACGTCACCATGGACACCAGCTGGGCCGGCTTCGTGCACCCCTGGAGCCGCAAGGTGGCCTTTGTGTTGGGACGCCACAAAGTGCGCAC GGCACCCCTGAACGAGGACGTGTTCACTCCTCCGGCCCCCAGCCCAGCTTTGTCTCTGGACTCTGATATCCAGGAGCTGTCCGAACAGATCCACAGGCTGCTGTTACAG ccgGTACACAGCCCCAGTCCCACCGGGCTCTGTGGGGTCGGCCCCGCCGCTTCCCCGGGCCCTCTCCTCAGCCCTGGCTCCTCCAGTGATAGCAACGGGGGTGACGCTGAGGGGCCCGGGCCTCCCGCCCCGGTgagtgtccctcccctgcttcgcCCTCTAGTGTCACGTTCCCCTGTCCAGGCCCAGTTCCTGTGCCTTTCCTTCCTGTCCTGCGTTCGCCGTGGTCCCTGTGCCTCCCCTCTAGTACCCCTCGTTGCGTTGTGCCCTGGACCAGTGACActgccctgccctgtcctgcAGGTGACCTTCCAGCAGATCTGTAAAGATGTGCACCTGGTGAAACATCAGGGACAGCAGCTTTTCATTGAGTCCCGCGCTTGGcctccgccccggccccgcctcccTG CCGCAGGCACCTTCAAGGCCAAGACCCTTTCCTGCCAGTCCCCAGACCCGGAGCTGGAGATGGTCCCTGCTCCAGTCCAGGCTCCACTCACCTTGACCCCtgaggaggtggagagaaaagAAGCCAATGGTTGTTCCTACCAGCAGATCAACTGCTTGGACAGCATCCTCAG GTACCTGGAAAGCTGTAACATTCCCAGCACCACCAAGCGTAAATGTGCCTCCTCCTCCTGCACCACCTCGTCAGCCTCCGACGATGACAAGCAGAGGACAGGTCCGCTCCCTCTGGGGGCCAAGAAAG ATGCATCGGCAGTGCTGTCCGGGGAGGGGGCCGTCCCACAGAAGGAGCCGGTGGTGGGAGGCGCCCTGAGCCCGCTCGCGCTGGCCAATAAGGCAGAGAGCGTGGTGTCCGTCACCAGTCAGTGTAGCTTCAGCTCCACCATCGTCCATGTGGGAGACAAGAAGCCCCCGGAGTCGG ACATCATCATGATGGAGGACCTGCCTGGCCTggctccaggcccagcccccagcccagcccccagccccacagtAGCCCCTGACCCAGCCCCAGATGCCTACCGCCCGGTGGGCCTGACCAAGGCCGTGCTGTCCCTGCACACACAGAAGGAGGAGCAGGCCTTCCTCAGCCGCTTCCGAGATCTCGGCCGACTGCGTGGACTTGACGGCTCCTCCCCGGCCCCCTTGGCCCCTGGTGAGCGAG GCTGCCACCACGGCCCCGCACCCCCCGGTCGCCGACACCACTGCCGATCCAAAGCCAAGCGCTCACGCCACCACCAGACCCCCCGGGCTGAAGCCCCTTGCTTCACCTCCCACCCGTCCCCCGTGCCACCCTCTGCCCCCTGGCCTCCCCCACCGGCCACTGCTCCCTTCCCAGCCGTGGTCCAGCCCTACCCTCTCCCGGTGTTCCCACGGGGaggcccccaccctcctccctccgcccctgCTTCCGGGCCCCCTGCAGCTTTCCCCGCCCCCCTAGTGACCCCAATGGTAGCCTTGGTGCTCCCTAACTACCTGTTCCCGACCCCGTCCGGCTATCCCTATGGGGTACCCCAGACTCCCGCTGAAGGGCCTCCAACCCCGGCCTCCCACTCCCCctctccgcccctgcccccaccgccccccagccctccccaccggCCCGACTCTCCCCTGTTCAACTCGAGATGCAGCTCCCCACTCCAGCTAAATCTGCTGCAGCTTGAGGAGCCCCCCCGTGTTGAAGGGGGTGCTGTTGCAGGGGGCACTGGGAGCAGTGCTGGGCCCCCGCCTCCCAGTGAGGAGGCTGCTGAGCCAGAGGCCAGACTG GTGGAGGTAACGGAGTCCTCCAATCAGGACGCGCTGTCCGGCTCCAGTGACCTGCTGGAGTTGCTGCTGCAAGAAGATTCTCGATCTGGCACGGGCTCCGCCTCCTCGGGCTCCGGCTTGGGCTCCGGGTCCGGGTCCGGGTCCGGGGCAGGCTCCCACGAGGGAGGCAGCACTTCAGCCAGCATCACAC GCAGCAGTCAGAGCAGCCACACGAGCAAGTACTTTGGCAGCGTTGACTCCTCTGAGGCCGAAGCCGGGGCCGCCCCGGCCAGGGCTGAGCCTGGGGAGCAGGTCATTAAGTACGTGCTCCAGGATCCCATCTGGCTGCTCATGGCCAACGCCGACCAGCGCGTCATGATGACCTACCAGGTGCCCTCCAG GGACATGGCCTCCGTGCTGAAGCAGGACCGGGAGCGGCTCCGGGCCATGCAGAAGCAACAGCCTCGCTTCTCAGAGGACCAGCGTAGGGAACTGGGTGCTGTGCACTCCTGGGTCCGGAAGGGTCAGCTGCCTCGGGCCCTCGATGTGATG GCCTGTGTGGATTGCGGCAGTAGCACCCGAGACCCCGGCCACCCTGATGACCCGCTCTTCTCGGAACTGGACGGACTGGGACTGGAGCCCATGGAGGAGGGCGGAGgcgagggtggtggtggtggcggcggcggcggcagtggCGAGGGTGAGGGCGGAGAGGAGGCCGGCGCTCAAGCTGGGGCCAGGGCCTCAAGCTCCCAAGACCTGGccatggaggaggaggaacaagGTGGGAGCCCATCCAGTCCAGCCTTACCTGCCACGGAAAATGGCACCAGCTAG